The genome window CGAAGTTCTTGGTGTCCTTCCAGATCGCGATGTCGTTGCCGCCCTGGAAGGCCGGGGCGGGGCCGCTGCCGTCCTTGGACGGGACGGAGAAGAAGGCCATCTTCGACTCGTCGATCTTGCCCTTGCTCTGCTCCTTGATCGCGGCGATGTCCCAGCCGCCGGTGATGTACATGCCGACCTTGCCGGCGGCGAACCGCTGGGCGATCTCGACGGAGTTCTGGGTGAGCCGGCCCTTGCCGGAGACCCCGTGCTTGGCGACGAGGTCCGTGTAGAACTGGAAGCCCTCCTTGAAGCCCGGCTCGGTGAGCTTGCCGACCCAGCGGCCGTTCTCGAAGACCGCGAAGTCGCCGCCGGCCGACCAGACGAACGGGGAGAGGGACATGTTCGCGTCGGAGCCGCCGTTGAAGGCGAAGCCGTCGACGTCCTTGCCCTTCGCCTCCACGATCTTCTTCGCCGCGGCGACGAGCTCGTCCCAGGTCTTCGGCACCTCGATGCCGAGCTCCTCGAACCAGTCCTTGCGGTAGAGCACCGCCCGGGTGCCGCCGCCCCAGGGGACCGCGTGGATCCGGCCGTTGATGGTCTCGTAGCTCCACAGGTTCTGCGGGATCTGCTGGAGCTCGGGGTCGTTCTTGACCACGTCGGTGATGTCGGCGAGCGCCTCCAGCGCCACCCAGGCGGCGACCTGGTCGTTGCCGATCTCGGTCACGTCCGGGCCCTCACCGCCGGCGAGCGCGGCCGTCCACTTCTTCTGGGCGTCGGGCCAGGGGATCCACTGGACCTTGACGTCCGCGCCGGTCTTCTGCTTGAAGGCCGCGTTGAGGTCGTCCATGTACTTGTTGGAGACGTCGGTGGGGGCACCGAGACGCCATACGGTCAGGGTCTGGCCGGCGAACTTCTGGCCGGTGGCCGCCGACGCGTCCGCGGACGGCGCCGTCCTGGCGGAGTCGTCGGATCCGCATGCGGCGAGTCCCAGGGCCAGGGCGGCGGTCGCGGTGGTCGCGGCCGCGATCTTCAGGATTCTCATCTGCGGGTCTCTCCCTTCCCGGCCTCGCGTCGGAACGCGCGGCCGGGGAACCGGTGTCCCACGCCCGGTTCCGGCGCGCGTTCCTTCCGGTCGGCGATCACGGCGCCCCGAGGCCTGAGCGCCCGGGGTGAACGGCAAACTAACAAGAAACTTTCTTAAGAGAAACCCTTGTTAGCGTATCGTGATGAGAGCGGGTCCCACCGGTGAACCGGGGATCCGCCCGCCCGCCGGCGCGGTGGTGCCGCCCGCGCCGGCGGGCCCGGCCGCCCGCGCCCGGGACCCCGCGGTACGGCCGCCGCCGGGCGCGCCCGCCGTACTTCACGGGCACCGGAGCGCCGCGTGGAGCGCGCGGGATGGTAGTTCAAGCATTTACTAACCAGCCGGTGCGGTGACCGGGCCATGGGGTCTTTAAGGTGAGGGGCATGGCCGGCAACGATCTGGAGCAGGGCGCCACGTCACGCGCGGGTGAGCCCGACTTCTGGTCCTTCATCGAGCTCGCCAACCGCCGGCTCGCCACCGAGTACGGCTTCCCCCACCGGCTCGCCACCGAGGTGCTGCTCACCCTCAACCGCGCCTCCGACGTCGTCACCTACGACCTGGAGGCCGCGGTGCACCGGCCGCGCGGGCTGTCGTGGTCCGGGTTCCGCCTGCTCTTCGTCACCTGGCTCGCCGGCCCGCTCGAGCCCAAGCGCGCGGCGACGCTCACCGGGATGAGCCGCGCGGCAGTCTCCAACCTCAGCAAACGCCTGATCGCCGACGGCCTGCTCGCCCGCACCCCGGACGAGCACGACGGCCGGTCCGTACGGCTCTCGCTCACCGAGAAGGGGCACGAGACCATGGTCGAGGTGTTCCGGGCGCAGAACGAGCGGGAGCACGAGTGGACCAGCGTGCTCACCGAGACCGAGCAGCGCATCCTCATCATGCTGCTCAACAAGCTGATCACCAACCGGGACCAGTTCGACGTCCGCGGGCGCCACTGAGCGCCGCGCCGGCGTCCCCGTTTCCGGGTCTTGGCGGCCTTTTGCGGCCCGCCCCTACCCAAAACTAGTTAACACATTTACTATGTTGCCCACCGTAACCACCGCAGCCACGCTGGAGGCGAGCCATGGCGTACTACCGCCGGGTGGGCGACGTCCCGCCGAAGCGCCACACGCAGCACCGGGATGAGACCGGGCGGCTCTACTACGAGGAGCTCATGGGCGAGGAGGGCTTCTCCTCCGACTCCTCGCTCCTCTACCACCGGCACCTGCCCTCGGCGATCGTCGGCTTCGAGCCGTGGGAGCCGCCGGACCACACCACCACGCCGAACCACCCGCTGCGCCCCCGGCACCTGCGGCTCCACGCCCTCTTCCCGGGCGACTCCTGGCGGGACGCCGACGTGGTGACCGGGCGCCGGATGATCCTCGGCAACGCGGACGTGCGCATCTTCTACGTGGCGGCGGGCAAGGAGTCACCGCTGTACCGCAACGCGACCGGCGACGAGCTCGTCTACATCGAGTCCGGTGAGGCCGTCGTCGAGACCGTGTTCGGCCCGCTCCGCGCCAAGACCGGCGACTACGTGGTCATGCCGGCCTCCACCATCCACCGCTGGCTGCCCCAGGGCGGCGAGCCGCTCCGCGCCTACATCATCGAGGCCTCCGGCCACGTCGCGCCGCCGAAGCGCTACCTTTCCCGGTACGGCCAGTTCCTCGAGCACGCGCCGTACTGCGAGCGGGACCTGCACGGGCCCGAGGAGGTGCTCTGCGTCGACGGCACCGACGTCGAGGTCCTGGTCAAGCACCGCGGCCCGGGCGGCATCGCCGGCACCAGGTTCGTCTTCGAGCGCCACCCGTTCGACGTCGTCGGCTGGGACGGCTGCCTGTACCCCTACACCTTCAGCATCTTCGACTTCGAGCCGATCACCGGGCGCGTCCACCAGCCGCCGCCGGTGCACCAGGTCTTCGAGGGGCACAACTTCGTCGTGTGCAACTTCGTGCCCCGCAAGGTCGACTACCACCCGCAGGCCATCCCGGTGCCGTACTACCACTCGAACGTCGACTCCGACGAGGTGATGTTCTACTGCGGCGGGAACTACGAGGCGCGGAAGGGCTCCGGGATCGGCCAGGGCTCGGTCTCGCTCCACCCCGCCGGCCACACCCACGGCCCGCAGCCCGGCGGGTACGAGCGGAGCATCGGCGTGGAGTTCTTCGAGGAGTACGCCGTCATGGTCGACACCTTCCGCCCGCTCGAGCTCGGCGAGGCCGCGCTCGCCTGCGACGTCGACGGCTACCAGTTCAGCTGGGCCGCGCAGAGGCAGGGGAAGTGACCGCGCCGGCCGGGGTCCCGGAGTTCGCGCGGGCGCTCCTCGACGACGCGGCCATGTTCCCGCCCGGGCTGGCCCCGCTCGCGGAGGCGGTACCCGCGCACCGGCGGCACGAGTCCGCGCCGTACGCCGGGCTCGTCGGCCCGCTCGTGGTCGCCGCGGACGCCCTGGATGAGCTGGCCGGGCTGCTGCCCGCCGGGGACGGTCCCCGTCTGCCCCTCACGGTGACCGTCCCCGGCGGCCCGGCCGCGGCCGCGGCCGCGCTCGCCGCCGCGGCCGCCCTGCCGGTGGACCTGCGCGCCGTGGAGGTCGCGGTCCCCGACGGGATGGGCGCGGATCGGCTGCTCGCCGAGCTGGACCGGGCCGGCTTCGGGGAGGGCGTGCACGTCTACGTGGAGGTGCCACGGGACGAGCGCCGGCCCGGGATCATCGCGGCGCTCGCCGCCACCCGGTACCGGGCGAAGTTCCGCACCGGCGGAGTCCGGGCCGAGCTGTACCCCGGGGAGGCGGAGCTCGCCCGGGCGGTGAAGGCGGCGGTCGACGCGGGCGTGCCGTTCAAGGCCACCGCCGGCCTCCACCACGCGGTGCGGAACACCGACCCCCGCACCGGGTTCGAGCAGCACGGGTTCCTCAACCTCCTGCTCGCCACCGACGCCGCGCTCCGCGGCGCCGGCGAGGACGAGCTGGCCCGGGTGCTCGCCGAGCGGGACGGCGCCGCGATCGCCGCCCGCGTGGCCGGCCTCGGCGACGAGCGGGCCCGTGCCGTACGGGAGGCGTTCGTGTCCTTCGGCACCTGCAGCATCGCCGAACCGCTCACCGACCTCGTCCGCCTCGGCCTGCTGCCGCCGGAGATGTCGCCCACACAGGAAGGGACCGCATGACCAGGATCGACATCCCCGAGGGATCGCCGTTCGGGCTCGACAACCTGCCGTACGGCGTGTTCTCCACCCCGGGCACCCCGCCGCGGGTCGGCGTCCGGGTGGGCGACGCCGTCGTCGACCTCGCCCGGGCGCTCGGGGACGAGGTGTTCGCCCGGCCGTCGCTCAACGCGTTCATGGCCCAGGGCCATCGGCGCTGGGCCGAGGTGCGCGAGCGGATCGCCGAGCTGGTCCGCGGCGACCTCCCCGACGACGCGGTGCACCCGGTGGGCGGGGTGCGGCTCCACCTGCCGTTCGAGGTCGGCGACTACGTCGACTTCTACGCCTCCGAGCACCACGCCGCCAACCTCGGCCGGCTGTTCCGCCCCGGCTCCCCGCCGCTGATGCCGAACTGGAAGCACCTCCCGGTCGGCTACCACGGCCGCGCCGGGACCGTGGTGGTCTCCGGCACCGACATCGTCCGCCCGTGCGGGCAGCGGAAGGCCCCCGGCGATCCGGCCCCCGCCTTCGGCCCGAGCCGCCGCCTGGACATCGAGGCCGAGCTCGGGTTCGTCATCGGCACCGGCTCCGCCCTCGGCGAGCCGGTGCCCTGCGAGGAGTTCGCCGAGCGGGTCTTCGGCGTGGTGCTCGTCAACGACTGGTCGGCCCGGGACATCCAGTCCTGGGAGTACGTGCCGCTGGGGCCGTTCCTCGGCAAGAGCTTCGCCACCTCGATCTCCCCATGGGTGGTGCCCCTGCTCGCGCTCGAGGCCGCCCGGGTGAGCACGCCGCCCCAGGACCCGGTGCCGCTGCCGTACCTGCGGGAGAGCGCGCCGTGGGGGCTGGACATCGAGCTCACCGTGGCCTGGAACGGCCAGGTGGTCAGCCGCCCGCCGTACCGGGAGATGTACTGGTCGCCCGCGCAGATGCTCGCGCACATGACGGTCAACGGCGCGTCGACCCGCACCGGCGACCTCTTCGCCTCCGGCACGATCTCCGGCCCCGGCCCGGACCAGCGCGGCTCGTTCATCGAGCTGACCTGGGGCGGCAAGGAGCCGATCGAGGTGAACGGCGAGCCGCGCACCTTCCTGGAGGACGGCGACGAGGTGGTGATCTCCGCGACCGCGCCCGGCGCCGGCGGCGGCCGGATCGGCTTCGGCGAGGTGCGAGGGCGCATCCTCCCGGCCCGGTGCCCCGCCTCCTGACCCGTACGGCTCGCCCTCGGTACGGCCCGGCCGGTGCCCGTCCCGGCCGCATCGGGCGGGCCGGCCGAACACCATGCGGGCATGGCCCCGGTGCCGTGGCCGGCGGCATGGCCGGCCGGCTTTCGGCCCGGATCGGCGCGGATCCCTGATCGAGCGGCACGGCCGGCGGAGGAGACCGGGCCTGGATGTGGACATCGACCCGGCGGGGGACCGGCCTCGGCCCTGGACGCCGACCCGGCGGGCGGGCGGCCTCGGCCATGGACCCCGGCATGGAGGCATGGCCCGCGGATGTCCTGCCGGGCATGCCCGCCTCCGATCCCGCCCCGGGATCGGCCCGAAACGACGAGGCCCACCGTGGCACGCGGCCACGGTGGGCCTCCGCGTCACCGGGTCATGCCACCCGGTCGAGGTCGAGCCCTCTGGTCTCCGGCCCGGTGACCACCGCGATGAACGTGATCGCCATGGTGACCACCAGGTAGGCGATGACCATGCCGACCCCGAAGCCGTTGATCAGCCACACCGCGATGAACGGGGCCGGGGCGCCCGCGATGATCGACGAGCCCTGGAAGACCAGGGAGGCACCCGCGTAGCGGTACCGGGTCGGGAAGAGCTCGCTGATCCAGGCGGCCTCCGGCCCGGCCAGCGCGCCGTGGAAGAACGCGCCGACGCAGACGCCGATCCACAGCAGCGGGACGCTCTCGAAGTGCACCAGCCAGAAGAACGTGGGCGCCCAGATGATCAGCACGCCGCTCGCCACCAGCATGGCGGTCTTGCGGCCGACCCGGTCGGACCACGCGCCGCCGCCGATCATGCCGATGAACTGGAACAGGGAGCCGAAGGTGACCGCGAGCGTCACATCGCCGCGGTCGAATCCGAAGAAGGTCGTGGCGTAGGCGATGACGAAGACGGTGTAGATGTAGAAGGCGATGTTCTCGCCGAGCCGCATGCCGAGCCCGCGGACCACCTGACGGGGCCGGGAGAGGGCGAGGACGATGCTGGACCGGCCGTGCGTCTCCGCCTCCGCGGCCGCCCGGGCCGCCTTGGCGTTCTCCTGCGCGCGCTGGAACACCGGCGACTCCTCCACGCCACGGCGGATCCAGAAGCCGATGGCGAGCAGGGGCGCCGCGAGCAGGAAGGCGATCCGCCAGCCCCAGGTCTCGAAGCTCCCCGCCGGGACGGTCAGCCCGAGCACCGTGATCACCGCGGCGGCGAGCACCGTGCCGGCCGGCGCGCCCGCCTGCGGCCAGGACGCCCAGAACCCACGGCGGCGCGGCTCGCCGTACTCGCTCACCAGCAGCACGGCGGCGCCGAACTCCCCGCCGAGGCCGAA of Thermobispora bispora DSM 43833 contains these proteins:
- a CDS encoding sugar ABC transporter substrate-binding protein, with the translated sequence MRILKIAAATTATAALALGLAACGSDDSARTAPSADASAATGQKFAGQTLTVWRLGAPTDVSNKYMDDLNAAFKQKTGADVKVQWIPWPDAQKKWTAALAGGEGPDVTEIGNDQVAAWVALEALADITDVVKNDPELQQIPQNLWSYETINGRIHAVPWGGGTRAVLYRKDWFEELGIEVPKTWDELVAAAKKIVEAKGKDVDGFAFNGGSDANMSLSPFVWSAGGDFAVFENGRWVGKLTEPGFKEGFQFYTDLVAKHGVSGKGRLTQNSVEIAQRFAAGKVGMYITGGWDIAAIKEQSKGKIDESKMAFFSVPSKDGSGPAPAFQGGNDIAIWKDTKNFELAAEYLKLAAGKEFGVRYAKEGGLLPLYPEALDELGADPAQKPFTETFKVARGFPASPNWAEANDTKAVLQNAARAVIEGKKSIDQALADANAELEAILNQ
- a CDS encoding MarR family winged helix-turn-helix transcriptional regulator, yielding MAGNDLEQGATSRAGEPDFWSFIELANRRLATEYGFPHRLATEVLLTLNRASDVVTYDLEAAVHRPRGLSWSGFRLLFVTWLAGPLEPKRAATLTGMSRAAVSNLSKRLIADGLLARTPDEHDGRSVRLSLTEKGHETMVEVFRAQNEREHEWTSVLTETEQRILIMLLNKLITNRDQFDVRGRH
- a CDS encoding homogentisate 1,2-dioxygenase; protein product: MAYYRRVGDVPPKRHTQHRDETGRLYYEELMGEEGFSSDSSLLYHRHLPSAIVGFEPWEPPDHTTTPNHPLRPRHLRLHALFPGDSWRDADVVTGRRMILGNADVRIFYVAAGKESPLYRNATGDELVYIESGEAVVETVFGPLRAKTGDYVVMPASTIHRWLPQGGEPLRAYIIEASGHVAPPKRYLSRYGQFLEHAPYCERDLHGPEEVLCVDGTDVEVLVKHRGPGGIAGTRFVFERHPFDVVGWDGCLYPYTFSIFDFEPITGRVHQPPPVHQVFEGHNFVVCNFVPRKVDYHPQAIPVPYYHSNVDSDEVMFYCGGNYEARKGSGIGQGSVSLHPAGHTHGPQPGGYERSIGVEFFEEYAVMVDTFRPLELGEAALACDVDGYQFSWAAQRQGK
- the fahA gene encoding fumarylacetoacetase; the encoded protein is MTRIDIPEGSPFGLDNLPYGVFSTPGTPPRVGVRVGDAVVDLARALGDEVFARPSLNAFMAQGHRRWAEVRERIAELVRGDLPDDAVHPVGGVRLHLPFEVGDYVDFYASEHHAANLGRLFRPGSPPLMPNWKHLPVGYHGRAGTVVVSGTDIVRPCGQRKAPGDPAPAFGPSRRLDIEAELGFVIGTGSALGEPVPCEEFAERVFGVVLVNDWSARDIQSWEYVPLGPFLGKSFATSISPWVVPLLALEAARVSTPPQDPVPLPYLRESAPWGLDIELTVAWNGQVVSRPPYREMYWSPAQMLAHMTVNGASTRTGDLFASGTISGPGPDQRGSFIELTWGGKEPIEVNGEPRTFLEDGDEVVISATAPGAGGGRIGFGEVRGRILPARCPAS
- a CDS encoding MFS transporter, which translates into the protein MTPKVAHGQAEIGQRSATPGFKRVLTGSMIGAVLEWYDFAVYGVLAATVLGPLFFPGDDGFTKLLLALATQGIGFVARPLGGIVFGHLGDRFGRKPMLVVTFLLIGGATTAIGLLPTYHDIGIAATFLLVILRLLQGFGLGGEFGAAVLLVSEYGEPRRRGFWASWPQAGAPAGTVLAAAVITVLGLTVPAGSFETWGWRIAFLLAAPLLAIGFWIRRGVEESPVFQRAQENAKAARAAAEAETHGRSSIVLALSRPRQVVRGLGMRLGENIAFYIYTVFVIAYATTFFGFDRGDVTLAVTFGSLFQFIGMIGGGAWSDRVGRKTAMLVASGVLIIWAPTFFWLVHFESVPLLWIGVCVGAFFHGALAGPEAAWISELFPTRYRYAGASLVFQGSSIIAGAPAPFIAVWLINGFGVGMVIAYLVVTMAITFIAVVTGPETRGLDLDRVA